The Novosphingobium terrae genome has a window encoding:
- a CDS encoding Crp/Fnr family transcriptional regulator → MQPPYHRLEEFVPLTQHELTIARGWLSDRRQLARGHCIRREGDPVHGVFFLLEGWVGSSLILRGGKRQIAKIHLPGDMLGFPSLSLSKAVETLEAVTDITFCTIPNLMIGRMFENAPRLSVAMFLSSQLERVALMQNLSWVGAASAMERVTTFLLDLHDRLQAAHLVKDAGFDFPLTQVQVGELLGLTPVHVNRTFRRLDETGYIERERGHMIIKDAASLRRLTAGFVPDKAGHAAWDRLGQPS, encoded by the coding sequence ATGCAGCCACCCTACCATCGACTTGAAGAATTTGTACCTCTCACCCAGCATGAACTAACCATCGCCCGTGGATGGCTGAGCGATCGGCGCCAGCTTGCACGAGGGCATTGTATTCGCAGGGAAGGAGATCCCGTCCATGGCGTCTTTTTCCTCCTGGAAGGGTGGGTCGGTTCTTCCCTGATCCTTCGCGGGGGTAAACGGCAGATCGCAAAAATCCATCTGCCCGGTGACATGCTTGGCTTCCCCAGCCTTTCTCTTTCCAAAGCTGTGGAGACGTTGGAAGCGGTCACCGACATCACCTTCTGCACTATTCCCAATCTGATGATCGGACGCATGTTCGAAAATGCACCGCGACTCTCCGTCGCGATGTTTCTGAGTTCCCAACTCGAGCGGGTTGCACTGATGCAAAATCTTTCTTGGGTAGGAGCAGCTTCTGCCATGGAAAGAGTTACCACCTTCCTGCTCGATCTTCATGATCGATTACAGGCAGCCCATTTAGTAAAAGATGCTGGATTTGATTTTCCACTCACGCAGGTACAGGTGGGCGAGTTGCTGGGGCTGACCCCGGTCCATGTGAACCGTACTTTTCGGCGTTTGGATGAAACCGGCTATATCGAGCGTGAACGCGGGCACATGATTATCAAAGATGCAGCCAGCTTGCGTAGGCTGACCGCCGGGTTTGTGCCCGACAAAGCCGGGCATGCGGCATGGGATCGGCTGGGACAGCCATCCTGA
- a CDS encoding SDR family oxidoreductase, translating to MTKIQEMIHEDPLPGHESKLSPKPEWQPRYRGSDRLKGKVAIITGADSGIGRAVAALFAREGAHVAIVYLLEDDDAAETQRIVEMEGGRAVTIKADVGSRKMCEHVAQRVLEVFGQIDILVNNAGEQHPDEDITDIAEEQLLRTFQTNIFGTFHMVQAVRPYLQSGAAIVNCTSVTMYQGASNLLDYSATKGAITAFTRSLSENLIGEGIRVNAVAPGPIWTPLNPCGGADPEKIKHFGEKTPMKRHGEPNEVAPAFLFLACEDASYMSGQVLHPNGGSVVNG from the coding sequence ATGACCAAAATTCAGGAAATGATCCATGAGGATCCGTTGCCGGGCCACGAGAGCAAGCTGAGCCCCAAGCCGGAATGGCAACCACGCTATCGCGGGTCGGACCGATTGAAGGGCAAAGTGGCGATCATCACTGGGGCCGACAGCGGCATCGGACGGGCAGTTGCGGCTTTATTCGCGCGCGAAGGCGCGCATGTAGCCATAGTTTATCTGCTGGAAGACGATGATGCAGCAGAAACACAGCGTATCGTCGAGATGGAAGGCGGCCGTGCCGTCACCATCAAGGCCGATGTCGGATCGCGCAAGATGTGCGAACATGTGGCCCAACGCGTGTTGGAGGTGTTTGGCCAGATCGACATTCTGGTCAACAACGCGGGTGAGCAGCACCCCGATGAGGATATCACCGACATCGCCGAGGAACAGCTTCTACGGACGTTTCAGACCAATATTTTCGGGACGTTCCATATGGTGCAAGCGGTGCGCCCTTACCTCCAGAGCGGTGCTGCAATCGTCAATTGTACCTCGGTAACAATGTATCAGGGGGCAAGCAATCTGCTCGATTACAGCGCTACCAAGGGTGCAATCACCGCCTTCACCCGTTCACTCTCGGAGAACCTTATCGGCGAAGGCATCAGGGTCAATGCCGTCGCTCCAGGTCCGATCTGGACGCCTCTCAATCCCTGTGGGGGGGCCGATCCTGAGAAGATTAAGCATTTTGGCGAGAAGACCCCCATGAAGCGACATGGTGAACCCAATGAAGTTGCCCCGGCGTTCCTGTTCCTAGCCTGTGAAGATGCCAGCTATATGTCTGGACAAGTGCTACACCCGAATGGTGGCAGCGTGGTCAATGGTTGA
- a CDS encoding flavodoxin family protein → MMLKALALNCTLKSDPAQASSTDALITVLEQAFSVKGVELTETVRVAALNIKPGVSSDEGDGDDWPALRTKILAHDIVIFGSPIWLGQLGSVAKRVLERMDAFLEETDEKGRMPSYGKLAVAAIVGNEDGAHYASSQLFQALNDVGWTIPPIAVCYWVGEAMGSTDFKDLASTPDMVSKTAGMLAANASHLADLLKQTPYPG, encoded by the coding sequence ATCATGCTCAAAGCCTTGGCCCTCAACTGCACCCTCAAGTCCGATCCGGCGCAAGCTTCTTCCACCGACGCGTTGATCACGGTCCTGGAGCAGGCATTTTCCGTCAAAGGCGTTGAGCTGACTGAAACCGTGCGCGTCGCCGCGCTGAACATTAAGCCTGGCGTCAGCTCTGATGAGGGGGATGGCGACGATTGGCCAGCACTACGGACCAAGATCTTGGCGCACGATATCGTGATCTTCGGCAGTCCCATCTGGCTTGGTCAGCTCGGAAGCGTGGCCAAGCGTGTCCTGGAACGCATGGACGCTTTCCTGGAGGAGACAGATGAGAAAGGCCGCATGCCCAGTTACGGCAAGCTGGCTGTTGCCGCCATCGTGGGCAATGAGGACGGCGCGCATTACGCCTCATCGCAGCTGTTCCAGGCGCTCAACGATGTCGGGTGGACCATCCCGCCGATCGCGGTGTGCTATTGGGTAGGCGAGGCCATGGGCTCAACGGATTTCAAGGATCTGGCCAGCACGCCCGACATGGTGAGCAAAACCGCCGGCATGCTGGCTGCCAATGCCTCCCATCTGGCCGATTTACTCAAACAGACGCCCTATCCGGGCTAG
- a CDS encoding glycoside hydrolase family 15 protein, which yields MTASAGRPRRIEDYALLSSTESAALVHRNGTIEWLCLPSFDSEAIFAALLGTPEHGAWDLGPRDPRARLSRRYLPDTMILETTIETNSGKAVVCDFMPVPVRDGTHELIRIVRGVEGRVEMSTQLRLRFNYGAWKPWVERKEGAIYAVAGPDAVRLSSTIDLTNADFSTQAQFTVTEGQTVTATLEYYPSHIKPPIPRDPVSLLRHTQAVWQTWAKQGSYRGPYGDMVSRSLLTLKALTYAPTGGIVAAPTTSLPEKPGGVRNWDYRFCWLRDAVLTIYALTASGYHEEAGAWRWWLMRATAGAPEELQIMYGLRGERRLTEITLDHLPGFADSRPVRIGNAAHDQLQLDVYGAVLGAFDAARRGGLADMDVVWPVQRAIAKNLLELWRQPDSGIWEVRGPVRHFVYSKVMCWFAFDRMVASAEDFALDGPVEDWRAARDAIHAEICEKGFDTASNSFVQYYGADRVDAALLQLPTLGFLPPDDPRMLGTIERVERELLKDGVVYRYRTDEGDVDGLPGDEGAFLACSFWLCDAYALSGRVQDARDLFERLLTYGNDLGLFAEEYDPKAGCLLGNFPQAFSHFALINSAHTLAGLESGVAGHLADDGPDRSE from the coding sequence TTGACCGCCTCGGCAGGCCGACCTCGCAGGATCGAGGATTATGCACTGCTCAGTTCCACCGAGAGTGCGGCGCTGGTGCATCGCAACGGCACCATCGAATGGCTGTGCCTACCCTCCTTCGATTCCGAAGCGATCTTTGCCGCATTGCTCGGCACCCCGGAACATGGCGCGTGGGATCTGGGGCCGCGCGATCCGCGGGCGCGCCTGTCGCGCCGCTATTTGCCCGATACGATGATCCTTGAAACCACCATCGAAACCAACAGCGGCAAGGCGGTGGTCTGTGATTTCATGCCGGTACCTGTGCGTGATGGGACGCATGAACTGATCCGCATCGTGCGTGGGGTCGAGGGCCGGGTGGAGATGTCCACGCAACTGCGCCTGCGCTTCAACTATGGTGCATGGAAGCCTTGGGTCGAGCGCAAGGAGGGGGCGATCTATGCCGTCGCCGGGCCCGATGCAGTGCGGCTGAGCAGCACCATTGATTTGACGAACGCGGATTTTTCTACCCAAGCCCAATTTACGGTGACCGAGGGCCAGACCGTAACAGCGACGCTGGAATATTACCCCTCGCATATCAAGCCGCCGATCCCTCGCGATCCGGTTTCGCTGCTGCGCCATACCCAAGCGGTTTGGCAGACTTGGGCGAAGCAGGGCAGCTATCGGGGCCCCTATGGCGATATGGTGAGCCGCTCGCTGTTGACGCTCAAGGCGCTGACCTATGCGCCGACGGGGGGCATCGTCGCTGCGCCCACCACCTCGTTGCCTGAGAAGCCGGGCGGGGTGCGCAACTGGGATTACCGCTTTTGCTGGCTGCGCGATGCGGTTCTCACCATCTATGCGTTGACGGCCTCGGGCTATCACGAAGAAGCCGGCGCCTGGCGTTGGTGGCTGATGCGCGCCACAGCAGGCGCTCCCGAGGAACTGCAGATCATGTATGGCCTGCGCGGCGAGCGGCGCCTGACCGAGATCACCCTCGACCATCTTCCCGGCTTTGCCGACAGCCGCCCGGTGCGCATCGGAAATGCCGCGCATGACCAGTTGCAGCTCGATGTCTATGGCGCTGTGCTGGGGGCCTTCGATGCGGCTCGGCGCGGTGGGCTGGCGGATATGGATGTGGTCTGGCCGGTGCAGCGCGCCATCGCCAAGAACCTGCTGGAGCTATGGAGGCAGCCTGATTCCGGCATCTGGGAGGTGCGCGGCCCGGTGCGTCACTTCGTCTATTCCAAGGTGATGTGCTGGTTCGCCTTCGACCGCATGGTGGCCAGCGCCGAGGATTTCGCTCTGGATGGCCCGGTCGAGGACTGGCGCGCCGCGCGCGATGCGATCCATGCCGAAATCTGCGAGAAGGGCTTCGATACCGCCAGCAACAGCTTCGTGCAATATTATGGCGCCGACCGTGTCGATGCCGCGCTGCTGCAGCTGCCGACGCTGGGCTTTCTGCCGCCCGACGATCCGCGCATGCTGGGCACTATCGAGCGTGTCGAGCGCGAGTTGCTCAAGGATGGCGTGGTCTATCGCTATCGCACCGATGAGGGCGATGTCGATGGCTTGCCGGGCGATGAGGGCGCCTTCCTGGCCTGCAGCTTCTGGCTCTGTGATGCCTATGCTTTGTCCGGGCGGGTGCAGGATGCGCGAGATTTGTTCGAGCGGCTGCTCACCTATGGCAATGATCTGGGCCTCTTTGCCGAGGAATATGATCCCAAGGCGGGTTGCCTGCTTGGGAATTTTCCGCAGGCGTTCAGCCATTTCGCGTTGATCAACTCGGCCCATACGCTGGCTGGCCTGGAGAGTGGGGTAGCTGGACATCTGGCCGATGATGGGCCTGATCGGAGCGAATAA
- a CDS encoding winged helix-turn-helix transcriptional regulator, with the protein MKAGSPEEAWREDCAPRRTLDLFSTKWLSMILHTLHVRHGGKARTGVLLRSLPDISKKMLTQTLRDMEERQLVTRHVHGTIPPAVEYELTPLGLRFIEPIELLYDWARRNADALDALPRGARSRW; encoded by the coding sequence ATGAAGGCAGGCTCCCCCGAAGAGGCATGGCGCGAGGATTGCGCCCCGCGCCGCACGCTCGACCTGTTCAGCACCAAATGGCTAAGCATGATCCTGCACACGCTGCATGTGCGCCATGGTGGGAAAGCGCGGACCGGCGTGCTGCTGCGATCCCTGCCCGACATTTCCAAGAAGATGCTGACCCAGACCCTGCGCGACATGGAGGAGCGCCAGTTGGTGACCCGCCATGTGCACGGCACCATCCCGCCCGCCGTGGAATATGAGCTGACCCCACTTGGCCTGCGCTTTATCGAGCCCATCGAGCTGCTGTATGACTGGGCTCGCCGCAACGCCGATGCGCTTGATGCCCTGCCGCGCGGGGCCCGGTCACGCTGGTAG
- a CDS encoding SDR family oxidoreductase: protein MSKTALVVGSSGIVGSATADLLVREGWAVLGLARHPVAQQGVIPLAADLQDDASLGAALAGHRPDAVFIATWSRQASEAQNIRVNAAMIRNLLDALRPAGSVAHVALVTGLKHYLGPFEAYGQGALPATPFREEQGRLDVENFYYAQEDELFAAAARDGFGWSVHRPHTVIGKAVGNAMNMGTTLAAYAALCRETGRPFRFPGSSAQWSGLTDMTDARLLARHLLWAASTPQACDQAFNVVNGDVFRWSWMWGRIADWFGLTPAPFDGEILPLEVQMAQDASIWRSLAQREQLAEADLSRLASPWHTDADLGRPIEVVTDMSKSRKLGFSAYQATDEAFIELFSRLRTDHLIP, encoded by the coding sequence ATGAGCAAGACAGCGCTGGTGGTGGGATCAAGCGGCATCGTGGGCAGCGCGACAGCCGATCTGCTGGTGCGCGAGGGCTGGGCCGTGCTCGGTCTGGCGCGCCATCCGGTCGCGCAGCAGGGCGTGATCCCCCTTGCCGCCGATCTGCAGGATGACGCGTCCCTCGGCGCGGCTCTGGCTGGCCACCGGCCCGATGCGGTGTTCATCGCCACCTGGTCGCGGCAGGCCAGCGAGGCGCAGAACATCCGCGTCAATGCCGCGATGATCCGCAACCTGCTCGATGCGCTGCGCCCGGCGGGCAGCGTGGCGCATGTCGCGCTGGTGACGGGGCTCAAGCATTATCTCGGGCCGTTCGAGGCCTATGGGCAGGGCGCGCTGCCCGCCACTCCGTTCCGCGAGGAGCAAGGCCGTCTCGATGTCGAGAATTTCTATTACGCGCAGGAGGACGAGCTCTTCGCCGCCGCCGCGCGAGACGGTTTCGGCTGGAGCGTCCATCGCCCGCACACGGTCATCGGCAAGGCGGTGGGCAATGCGATGAACATGGGGACCACGCTGGCGGCCTATGCTGCGCTGTGCCGAGAGACTGGTCGTCCCTTCCGCTTCCCCGGATCATCGGCGCAGTGGAGCGGCTTGACCGATATGACCGATGCCCGCCTGCTGGCCCGCCATCTGTTGTGGGCGGCCTCAACACCGCAGGCGTGCGATCAGGCCTTCAACGTGGTCAATGGTGATGTCTTCCGTTGGAGTTGGATGTGGGGGCGCATCGCCGACTGGTTCGGGCTGACACCGGCTCCTTTCGATGGCGAGATCCTCCCGCTGGAGGTGCAGATGGCCCAGGATGCCTCGATCTGGCGCAGTCTTGCCCAGCGCGAGCAGTTGGCCGAGGCGGATTTGTCTCGTCTGGCGAGCCCATGGCACACCGATGCCGATCTTGGGCGCCCGATCGAGGTTGTCACCGATATGAGCAAAAGCCGCAAGCTGGGCTTCTCGGCCTACCAAGCGACCGATGAAGCCTTCATCGAGCTGTTCAGCCGCTTGCGGACCGATCACTTGATTCCATGA
- a CDS encoding inorganic diphosphatase has product MTNFARLDHRLDVSALTCRAIIETPKGSRSKYTYEQEVEAFELTGLLPVGMSFPLDFGFIPSTLGQDGDPLDVLVLGDEPSVVGCLANVRLLGVIEAEQTERDGRVIRNDRLLARVDQSISYEGAAQLDDLGTLFIDHLGRFFTNYNALKGKGFKVITTAGPERAAALIRSASSHSPL; this is encoded by the coding sequence TTGACCAATTTCGCACGGCTTGATCACCGGCTTGACGTTTCAGCCTTGACCTGCAGAGCCATCATCGAGACCCCGAAAGGCAGCCGGTCAAAGTATACCTATGAGCAGGAGGTCGAAGCATTCGAACTGACTGGCCTTTTGCCGGTCGGTATGAGCTTTCCCCTCGATTTTGGCTTCATTCCTTCTACACTCGGGCAAGACGGTGACCCGCTTGACGTTCTGGTGCTGGGAGATGAACCATCTGTGGTTGGCTGTCTCGCCAATGTCCGGCTTCTCGGTGTGATCGAGGCAGAGCAAACAGAAAGAGATGGTAGAGTTATAAGGAATGATCGCTTGTTGGCGCGGGTCGATCAATCAATCTCGTATGAAGGTGCCGCGCAACTCGACGATCTGGGGACCCTCTTTATCGATCATCTCGGAAGGTTTTTTACCAACTACAATGCCCTCAAAGGCAAAGGTTTCAAGGTCATAACCACGGCGGGGCCCGAGCGTGCTGCGGCACTTATCAGATCGGCTTCCAGTCACTCCCCCCTCTAG
- a CDS encoding hybrid sensor histidine kinase/response regulator, whose amino-acid sequence MRATLPFGSILSGASGTWAWDIPGDRLHVDEHFAELYGLPAVELESDFPTSVFFQAIHPDDRSRIRIAVAGMLAGAELFTKDFRVITPGGNTLWMHGRGQCHLDDNDQPVRFTGLLVDITERKRAEEKLRIAQSAGGIGSFEYIDGFATASVSDEFCRVLGLHPTSVLPVQTINGLLEDASVPLIPGPGDGTVPDTVDREFCIRRSSDGALRWIARRGEIMREGAGYRLVGVIYDITVAKEQEAELRSWSEKLEARVEEEVAVRHKAEDALRQAQKMEAVGQLTGGIAHDFNNLLMAITSSLILLRKRIPSDPATDRLIDGAMQGAERGASLTQRMLAFARRQDLTTRPLDMAVVVEGMKELVTRTLGPAWSLELDVSPQLPSVMADVNQIEMAILNLTVNARDAMPTGGPITIEARLKEHAHLENSQLTPGAYIAISVIDRGTGMDKATLERATEPFFTTKGVGKGTGLGLSMIHGLAEQLGGGFTLESTLGVGTRATLWLPLAPLEHGLTNPAPVKEAIGDHAPSLKVLAVDDDGLILMNTADLLEDLGHQVLEAGSGEEALEMLRQDPGIDVLITDHAMPGMTGSQLAELVNLERSDLPIILASGYGDLAGVGNRHLIKLGKPFTQDMLAQALRDAIDMIPRAVLRED is encoded by the coding sequence ATGCGAGCAACTCTCCCCTTTGGCTCGATCCTGTCCGGTGCGAGCGGGACATGGGCTTGGGATATTCCCGGTGACCGGCTGCATGTGGACGAGCATTTCGCCGAGCTTTACGGCCTGCCGGCAGTCGAACTCGAGAGCGACTTCCCGACATCGGTCTTCTTTCAGGCGATCCATCCGGATGACCGCTCGCGCATCCGCATTGCCGTTGCGGGCATGCTGGCCGGCGCGGAACTTTTCACCAAGGATTTTCGTGTAATTACGCCGGGCGGTAACACGCTCTGGATGCACGGTCGTGGACAATGCCACCTCGACGACAATGACCAGCCGGTGCGCTTTACCGGGCTGCTGGTCGACATCACCGAACGCAAGCGAGCTGAAGAAAAACTGCGGATCGCTCAGAGCGCCGGCGGTATCGGAAGTTTTGAATATATCGATGGTTTCGCCACGGCGTCCGTTTCCGATGAATTCTGCCGCGTGCTGGGGTTGCATCCGACCTCCGTGCTGCCTGTTCAGACCATCAACGGGCTGCTTGAGGACGCATCAGTCCCCTTGATCCCTGGCCCTGGCGACGGCACCGTTCCCGACACAGTTGATCGCGAATTTTGTATTCGCCGATCCAGCGACGGCGCTTTGCGCTGGATCGCCCGGCGTGGCGAAATTATGCGCGAGGGAGCCGGATATCGACTGGTTGGCGTGATTTACGATATCACCGTCGCCAAGGAGCAGGAAGCTGAATTGCGCTCCTGGAGCGAAAAGCTGGAAGCCCGGGTCGAGGAAGAGGTCGCAGTCAGACATAAGGCCGAAGATGCTTTGCGTCAGGCTCAGAAGATGGAAGCTGTCGGGCAACTGACGGGCGGAATTGCCCATGACTTCAACAATCTCCTGATGGCGATCACCAGCAGCCTGATTTTGCTGCGCAAGCGAATTCCCTCCGATCCCGCAACCGATCGCCTGATCGATGGCGCAATGCAGGGCGCTGAACGCGGGGCGTCCCTCACGCAGCGCATGCTTGCATTTGCACGTCGACAGGATCTCACCACGCGCCCCCTCGATATGGCCGTCGTCGTCGAAGGTATGAAGGAGCTGGTGACCCGCACGTTGGGGCCGGCCTGGTCACTCGAGCTCGACGTCTCACCCCAGCTCCCCTCAGTCATGGCGGACGTCAATCAGATTGAGATGGCGATCCTCAACCTCACGGTAAATGCACGCGATGCGATGCCCACGGGCGGCCCAATCACGATTGAGGCACGTCTCAAGGAGCACGCTCATCTCGAAAACAGTCAGCTCACGCCCGGTGCTTACATTGCCATCTCGGTGATCGACAGGGGCACCGGTATGGACAAGGCGACGCTTGAGCGCGCAACCGAGCCATTTTTCACGACGAAGGGGGTCGGCAAGGGCACCGGCCTTGGCCTTTCAATGATCCATGGCCTTGCCGAGCAACTCGGCGGTGGCTTCACGCTGGAGAGCACCCTCGGCGTAGGGACACGAGCGACTCTCTGGCTGCCTTTGGCTCCTCTTGAGCATGGTCTCACCAATCCTGCACCGGTCAAGGAGGCAATCGGCGATCACGCCCCGTCGCTCAAGGTTCTTGCGGTCGACGACGATGGGCTCATTCTGATGAACACCGCAGATCTCCTCGAGGATCTCGGTCATCAGGTACTCGAAGCCGGTTCGGGTGAGGAGGCGCTTGAAATGCTTCGCCAGGACCCTGGCATCGACGTGTTGATCACAGACCACGCAATGCCAGGTATGACCGGCTCGCAGCTGGCGGAATTGGTAAATCTGGAGCGCAGCGATCTGCCGATCATTCTAGCAAGCGGGTATGGGGATCTTGCCGGAGTTGGAAATCGGCACCTGATCAAGCTCGGTAAGCCCTTCACACAGGACATGCTGGCGCAGGCATTACGTGATGCAATCGACATGATCCCGCGCGCCGTGCTCCGTGAAGATTGA
- a CDS encoding chemotaxis protein CheX, with the protein MTSESITLVGLERDALTEIVNIGVSRAASSLRKMIGDQVQLSVPSIEVVSQSRAARLISEREVSDLVAVRQDFSGPFSGRALLIFPEINSLELVRAVTGGELSADEIVEMEGEALCETGNIILNACLATMANMLKRSLSMTLPEVLRGTSANLFEVNEENGGRGLVLFLYIDFAVRSRDIRGYIAMIMDIPSLEILKELLGEFIARVVGDDG; encoded by the coding sequence GTGACATCAGAGAGCATCACCCTTGTCGGTCTCGAACGCGATGCGCTCACTGAGATCGTCAACATCGGCGTCAGCCGGGCTGCCTCGAGCCTGCGCAAGATGATCGGCGATCAGGTCCAGCTCTCTGTCCCATCGATCGAGGTCGTCAGCCAAAGTCGGGCGGCCCGCCTGATCAGCGAACGGGAAGTCAGCGATCTCGTCGCGGTGCGCCAGGATTTTTCAGGGCCTTTTTCCGGTCGTGCCTTGCTCATTTTTCCGGAAATCAACAGTCTCGAACTCGTCCGGGCGGTGACCGGCGGTGAACTGTCCGCCGATGAGATCGTTGAGATGGAGGGTGAGGCGCTCTGTGAGACGGGTAACATCATCCTCAACGCCTGTTTGGCAACCATGGCCAACATGCTCAAGCGCTCCTTGTCGATGACGCTTCCGGAGGTTCTGCGCGGAACGAGCGCGAACCTGTTCGAGGTTAATGAGGAGAATGGTGGCCGGGGGCTGGTTCTTTTCCTCTATATCGATTTTGCCGTGCGCAGCCGGGACATCCGCGGCTATATTGCGATGATCATGGATATACCCTCTCTCGAAATCCTGAAGGAATTGCTGGGAGAATTTATCGCGCGCGTCGTCGGCGATGATGGCTGA
- a CDS encoding response regulator — protein MPVKVLIVDDSKLARIVAGKALASLQPDWEKLEAGSAAQALEIIENATPDLALVDFNMSEKDGLELAGELRVLFPDMPIAIITANIQDEVIARAREVGAAFVPKPVTPEALEPFLSGAALRLKASRL, from the coding sequence ATGCCAGTCAAAGTTCTGATCGTTGATGATAGCAAGCTTGCCAGGATCGTCGCTGGAAAGGCGCTGGCCAGCCTGCAGCCAGATTGGGAGAAACTCGAGGCGGGCAGCGCTGCGCAAGCGCTCGAGATCATTGAAAATGCCACCCCTGACCTCGCTCTGGTCGATTTTAACATGAGCGAGAAGGACGGACTTGAACTTGCGGGCGAGTTGCGCGTTCTGTTCCCCGACATGCCCATCGCCATCATTACCGCCAACATTCAGGACGAGGTTATCGCGCGTGCGCGAGAGGTCGGCGCTGCTTTCGTTCCCAAGCCTGTGACGCCCGAAGCGCTCGAACCGTTCCTATCCGGTGCGGCTCTGCGCCTGAAAGCAAGCCGCCTGTGA